A window of Dermacentor andersoni chromosome 4, qqDerAnde1_hic_scaffold, whole genome shotgun sequence genomic DNA:
GGTCGGCGTCTGGCGCCCCTCAGGTGGATGTTCTCGCGTCGGCCTCCTCTCGAGCGGAACGTTCGGCTTGGGCTTGAGTGTAGACCGCCGGAAAGAGGAACCCTTCGTGGGTGGCCCTTCGCTGCTGTCACCGTCGTCTTGCTCAAGCCTGACATCTTGATCGGGTATTTCGCGAGGTCTCTTTGAGACGGCGCTGGCCTGGTCTATTTTCTCGCCGGATTCTTCGATGAAGGCAGCGCCAGAGTTGCCctgtcgcagaacgccctcggcaGCCTCCGCGTCCCCCTCACTTTCACGCACCGTAGAATTTTCTGCAGACGGTTCACTTTGCACTTCATTCTTGGCCACTGCCTCGCTACTGCCCTTTCTTGGTTGGCACTTGACGCTTGCCATGACCCTGGCTTCTCTTCCGTGCCTCGTGGGTCTCCGCCCGCTCCAGCAGTCTCTTCTGCGTCCGCTTGATCCATCAAGTGCTCGTCTAACGCGTCGCTCCGGCCAGACCCGGTCACGTTAGCGTAGCTTTtcacgcactgggtctcgtcgtggccgaaacGACGACAGAGTCCACAGCGTGGCACACGGCACTCGCGCCGTATATGGCCGGTGCcgcggcatcggaggcagagcgGAGCTCTGCCTGGAACAATCACGAGCGCATGGTCCTCTGATACTCGTAGCTGATGCGGGATGTCTTCCATGGTCATACCAGCCTTCAGCCGTAACGATACCAGACGCGTGTGAGAACCTTTGTCGCCGCACCCTGGTACTCGCCACCGCTCCCTGGAAATTTCGGTCACCGTTCCGAACGGCGCAAAGGCTGCTCTGACGTCCTCGTCGGGAGTCGTGTGAAGCAGCCAGAACAGCTTCATTCTAATATCCTGGTTGCCAGGGTCAATGGCGACGCAGCGGTGTTCTTTGACACTAAAGGCCTTCGCTGACAGCAGCTTCTTTTTTCCGACTTCGTCCTTGAATGTTATAGCCCAGACATGGTTCATCTGGTAGGCCCCGAGGGCCACCACCTCTGGCAACAGCTTATGACGGTCAAGCGCATcgcgaaaatgttcgactcgataggGCGTGGCCTTCAAATCACCGTGCAAAAACACGGTATTACACACAGTCATACCTGATGGCAGATGCGGCAAAACAAGCTGGTAATCCTGTGAAGACGTTTCCGTAAGCCTGATACCACGGCCCGGCTGGGCCGCATGAACCGCCCCTACGGAGCACAACATTCCGTGACCGTCCGctgtggtggccggaagtggaatgggcatggtatggccgatggcagggatgctatgtttacgactgcacctgtatcgtgctatgtgcattcgcaacgtattgctacagcacgtacgcggcactgtctttccgttgacagtacaggcacacgtcgtgtacgtggattgctccgtttgttgtggttagtcgctgccgagtcgagctcgcaataaaacaagaggacgagcgcaacgatttgcgtccgctgcagcccacgtttggcgctagcaatgcgccaagttattgattgtcactgagctggatacgggtgtaataggtaaacggttagcagtttgtgcgactaaattttgcaccattacttataccggttaccaccgtcactgcacgtacaatcgcctagcggcttgcatattgtttttgcacttcgacgttggctctaccagtaggctgcgcccgttgaacgtaacagtaaataaaaccgcCCACAcgcgagtgtaaaaaaaaaataagtcacagaagcacgcaataaaaaaagcaaaaagaagggtgccatcagcactcggtgttcccaggtggtctccctcccaagtactgaccgagcccaatgctgcttagcttcggggatcggacgagaaccggcgtattcagcatggtatggccgatttctttttttcctttttgcaaacagaatttgtttttctaataCAAGTCATATATTCCTTCGTCTCTTCTGGTCTGGATGGACTTTTCGAATCCTCAGTCCCTGCcagtttttcttttgttggctCATCTGAGATTTCTTGATACATAGAAACTGCCTCTCCTGTCGTTTCATTTCTTCCAATCTATAATTTGTCATGTAGTCATAAATCTCTTTGCCTGTCAAAGTGGCGACAGACCTGCCAAACAGGTTTGCCATGGCTTCTCTGCTGTGACAAAGCGGCAGAGCCCTGGGACATTTGCTCTACCtacagtcaaaaacttcacctAAAGGTTCGCTTTTGTTCAGAATGACCTCCTCATTTGTGGGACAAAGGGTACAGTGGCAGCTTCTCGGAAGTATATTGGACCTGTTTTGAGAAGTAGACCTTATTTCCCTTTTTTATAAGTCCTTCAAAGTATTGAAAAATTCGATAAGGTCCTCTAAGGCCTTTTTCCCTTCGCCTTGGGCTTTCCTTTCTTCCACCCAGTGTGACGGTCGCCCGCTGTTCCTTGCCTTTTGCCAGGCTGAGAGCCACGTCTCTATCTTCTCTTTAGTTTCGGCCATAACCGATGCCATTTCGGGATTTATTTGAGCAGTATCGTCCTCCTCCGAAGACTCCACCGTAACGGCCGCCGCCGCTTGTGCTCCTGCTGTATAAGCATGTAAAGATTTTGCCGCATCAACAAGGCTCTCCCTCTTCTTCAATGTTTGATCTCTGAAGTCTTTTGTCAATTGTACGCCATTGTCGAGCTTGTTCCTCAGTCGTACTTCTTGTCTTTTCACTTTCCTAAGCTTTGAAAGCAACGTCTTGGTAAGAGTTTCGAAGCCGACCGCTATTTCGGCCGCATCAAACTTTTGTTCATCCATCAgcgctagagtgtactagaatgggggaGTGGGTCCAGCGGACGCCCCGACAAGCGGCGAgagagcatggtatggccgacggcagggatgctatgtttacgactgcacctgtatcgtgctatgtgcattcgcaacgtattgctacagcacgtatgcggcactgtctttccgttgacagtacaggcacacgtcgtgtacgtggattgctccgtttgctgtggttagtcgctgccgagtcgagctcgcaataaaacaagaggacgagtgcaacgatttgcgtccgctgcagcccacgtttggcgctagcaatgcgccaagttattgattgtcactgagctggatgcgggtgtaataggtaaacggttagcagtttgtgcgactaaattttgcaccattagtttaaccggttaccaccgtcactgcgcgtagaatcgcctagcggcttgcatattgtttttgcacttcgacgttggctctaccagtaggctgcgccagttgaacgtaacagtaaataaaaccacccacacgtgagtgtaaaaaaaaaaataagtcacagaagcacgcaataaaaaaagcaaaaagaagggtgccatcagcactccgtgttcccaggtggtctcccacccaagtactgaccgagcccaatgctgcttagcttcggggatcggacgagaaccggcgtattcagcatggtatggccgatttttttttctttatttcctcgttACAGAAATGCCATGCGAATACATTGTTAAAAAGAGAATCGGCCTAGCTTATGCTGACTCTCTGAAATTAAAATCGCTTGAATTTAGCCAACTCATCGAACAGCGACAACCAAACGGGCGGTTCTTTCTGGGCTTTGTACACTTCACGCATGTAGACgacactttcaataaagttttctcgCACAGAATGGGCATTCACATCAGCATGACATACCGACATTCTTGTGGACCATATACTATGGAGGCTCAGCAGCATAATAAGGTCATATGGAATATCGTTATTGCCTGTGTCTAAGTACCTGATACCACGTGGGGTTATTGGTAATGCTTTCTTTAATGTTCGTTGTTAGATGTCCCAATGAAAAAAGGGATCCCAACAATCAATGAAGACGTGATCGACAGTCTCTGGTTTTTTACACATTATGCAATCGGTGGTCcacggcacatatattcccttgTCGGCCAGCCAAGTCTTTACTGGCAAGGTATTTGTGTGGAGTTTGAAGAAGAATGATTTTACCGATGGTTTCACAGGCATTCTTTTGACCCTTTCGAGAACATCATCGCCTGAACCTCTATAGTATGCTAACCTATACATTGGAACTGGCATTAATGAGTCTATCATATCATggtacaatttctttcttttgacggAACTTAAATATTCTAGAGAGAATCGAACACTAAGCATACGGAAAGATAACACTACTTCCTGAAGGAAACCTTTCACAGGAGGGGATTTAACATTTGAACACGAAACAAGGAAGTCAGGTAATAGACTACCTAATCGCACTTGTGTCATGGTGCGCAAAAATGGATCACTGTGGTTCCGCAAGAACATAAACCGCGATACAATCTGGCGTACAAATTGGTGTGACAGTCCAAGACAACCGCTGCGAACTGATCTGAACAGATTAGAGCGGCTGCAGCGTTCCCAAGCTGAGTTCCAAATGAACACAGCGAACACTCGATGCAGTTTCTGTACATTCACTCGCGACATGAATAGCGCTTGTAGTATGTACCATATTTTTGCAACCAGAAAAATGTTGCACACAGTGGAGCGCGCGAACATTGAGAGATTGCGCCCTTGCCATGCCAGCGCTTTTTCCTTCGCCGTCTGTGTTTCCTGTTCCCAGAACTGCTTACTGTCTTTGTAATGatcaagcggcacgccaagatatTTCACAGGCATGGTCCCCCACTGTATGTTTGCGAAACTGCGTGGTTTGCTTTGCCACGCGCCATGCCAAAACCCGATGCACTTATCCCAGTTTATGGCACTACCTGTTTTTTCACAATAAGTTTTCGCTAGAGTTACCACTTCGCTGACACTGTCATAGTCATCGCAAAACACTGCTAGATCGTCTGCGTAGGAAAGCACTTTCACCTCACTTTGCTGTAATTTGAAACCTCTTATTCTTTGGTTCTCCTTAATGACTAAGCAAAAAGGCTCCAGGTATATTGCGAAAAGCAAAGACGAAATTGGGCACCCCTGTTTCAGAGATGAGCAGACATTGACACTTCTCGTGAGACTCTTGTTAATAATCAGCCGTGTGCTGCAGTCTGTGTATACCATTTTTAAGCCATCTATAATCACTGATCCTATGTTCGTGTATTCTAAAATCTCGAAGAGAATATCATGAGCcacacggtcaaatgccttcTCCAGGTCTAGCTGCAACATTGCAACTTTACCCTCGAAAGCATCGACGCATTCTAAAATGCTTCTGGCGACGTGTACATTGGTAGTTATTGTGCGCCCTTTAATCCCACACGTTTGGTGGGTTCCAACTAAAAGTTTTATTACGCCCTGTAACCTTTTCGCCAgtattttcataaaaatattaTAGTCAGTGTTCGCAAGGCTAATGGGGCGGTACGATGCAACAGACAAGCGCTTTACAGGATCGTTAGATTTTGGTATCAGGACCATCTGAGCTGTTCGAAATGACGCGGGTATTCGGTTGTTTTTGTAGGACTGCACTAAAAATTTCTTCATAATTAGTGCTATTTCTGCTTTAAAAGTTTTGTAGAAGGCTGTGCTTAATCCATCTGGCCCAGGTGCCTTTTCTGAGCCTAGTTCTTCTATAGCCGCTTCAACTTCCCGCACAGTTATAGACGCTTCGAGGCCTTGTTTAACGTTTTCTTCCAATCGTGGCATAAAATGTAGGAATTGGCTTATGAAGCCACCCAGATCAGTTTTTCTTTCGCCAAACAAGTCTCCATAGTGTTCAACAAAGGCGCGTTCAATGGTCCTACGGTCACTCGTTACTTCGTTATTGTAGCTTATCTGTTTTATATCACTGCGGCGAGCGTAAGCTTTCTCGTCACTTAGCGCACGTTTATTCGGTGTTTCTCCTTGCCACAATCTTTCTACACGGGATCTTATCATGGCACCACGGTACTTGTCTGTGTCGATGATTTATAACTGGCTTTTAACTTTCTTGATTTCCTTCATGACTTGGCCAGGTTCTGTGCTTTCTACATTAAGTAGAAAGTCGAGTTTACTCCTCAGGgctttttctttccgtttttcttcttgtttcagtTTAGTTGCCCTTTCTATAGCAGTCGTCTTCAATTCATTTTTAAAATCTTCCCACATGGTGACTACATATTTCTCTTCAGCTACAATCAATCGTCCAAGTTTTTCTTTAATGTCATTTACGAAACAGTCATCGTTGAGTAGCTTATCGTTAAATTTCCACAAATCCCACGAGAAGCTTGTTTTTCGTTCTTTTGTTCCTATTGTGAAGGCAACCAAACTGTGGTCACTAAAAGAGACTTGCTTGTTCTCGTACGTTTTACATAACGGCACCAGTTCCAGTGACACATAAGCTCTATCTAGCCGAGCATGGCTAAGTCCTTGAAAATGAGTAAAACGCGGTACACTGTGATCGTACAACACATAGCCAACGTCTTCCAGGTTGTATTCACTGACAAGATTGTTCAATAGCAGTGCACTACGATCATTCAGCGGCAGTTTTTTCACGCGATCCTCCGGAAAACAAACAcagttgaaatcgccaagtaaAACCAAAAGCTTATCGGTCTTAAAATAATCCTCAACTCGTACAAAAAAAGAcggtctctcgctctctctattaGGGGCATAAATACAGATAACTCGGCATAAAAGTTCATTCAAGGTAAAATCGACAACAACCAGGCGTCCCGTTTCACACACTGTGACTGCTTCTACACTTATATTTCGGCTATTGCACAAAAATATAGCGCAGCCCCCTGATGTGCCGGCCGCATGACAGACGCATACATTGTAACGGGGAACGAATTGTTGCACCACGCGATCCGTTTGCTCTTGACTCGCTATCTTGCTTTCCTGAACTGCGATTATGTCGAGATCGTTTTCCAGAAAGATACGACTCAATTGATATTAACGCCGCCTCGTGCTTAGTCCTCGGACATTTAGCGTGGCAATACGAATCGCGGTGTTAATTGCGGCCTCCATTATGAGCAAGAACAATCGGGTCGCATAGCGCTTACCTTGAGCAACCCATGCACTATGCATAAAGTGGTGTCCTCCATTCTGTAGTACATGGTTCCGCCAGTCAAGCTGGCGGTATCACGCGTAGTGGCCATATCTAGGTTGCACTACCCGAAACGAAGCCGCTACGGAGGCGGCCCCGTCTCGGGTCTCCGCTCGACTTGGACGTTGGGCCTCGGCTTGAAAGGCGTACGTCGCAGCTGAGCCGCCTTTGTAGGTGGTTCGCTGCATGTCGTTGCTCCAGAGGTCCCGGTTACGCCGATCGTTTCCTCGTGTGCCCGCTTCGCAGGCATGCTAGTGGCTGCTGACATGTCGACGTCAGTCGTAGCAGACGCCTCCGCGCACGTAGTGGCAGGCGACGACTTCGAGGGCACTTCACTCCGTTCTGTAGCGAAACTCTGATTTTCAGGCTCCCCGTTTTCAGTCTTTTCCCGAGTATCAGCCTCGTCGCTGGTTTTCTTGTCTGGGCACAAGCTTTTGGGGTGGAGAGACTGCTTTTGTGTGACCGCGTTGCCAACCTTGTCGCTCTTAACCGGAGAAATATCTTCAACTTCAGCCTCATCCATGAGGTGTTCAGATACCTCTTCTTCTCTTCTCGTTGGTCCTGCGACGACGGCGTATGTCTTGACGCACTGAGATCGTTCATGGCCGAAGCGGCGGCAGACCTCGCAGCGTGGAACTCGACAGTCCCGGCGAATATGACCGGTTGTATGGCACCGCAGGCAAAGAGGGGCGCGGCCCGGAATGACGGCAAGGACGAGCTCCCCTGCTATGCGTAGTTGGTGCGGAATATCGTCGACTGTAGTACCTGCCTTAAGCTGCAGGATCACCGACCGCGTCGTTGAGCCCTTGTCCAAAATCCCTTGAACACGCCACCGTTCTTTCGCCGCGTCCGTAACCGTTCCGTATGGGGCAAGAGCTTGTCTGATGCCTTCATCTGACACGTTTGGCAGCATCCAGTGTAACTTCAAGCGCACGCCTTGATTGGTGGGGACAACGACAATACAGCGCCGTTCTTTTACAATGATGCTTCAGATAGCAAGCAGTTTCTTTGTGGCTTCAGTCGTCTTCATCATGACCGCCCACACGTGATTCATCTGATACGCCCCCAAAGCAACTACTTCGGGGAGCAGTTCCAGACGAACCAGAGCGTCGCGGAAATCCTCAACCTTGTACGGTCTTCCACGGACGTCCGCGTGTAAAAAAACAGTATTAAGGACGATTCGACCGGTAGGCAAGTGCGGCAAAATCCCCTGATAATCCTCGTCTTCAAAAACAGCATTCCTGTTACCGCGGCCGTTCGCGGCCGCCAACGCCGCTCCGTCGGAGCACATGATAACACGTCCGTTCACTGCGGTGCCCGGAACGAGTctgcatggtatggccgatggcagggatgctatgtttacgactgcacctgtatcgtgctatgtgcattcgcaacgtattgctgcagCACGTACGTGGCAcagtctttccgttgacagtacaggcacacgtcgtgtacgtggattgctccgtttgttgtggttcgTCGCtaccgagtcgagctcgcaataaaacaagagaacGAACGCAACGATTTGTGTCCGCTGCaccccacgtttggcgctagcaatgcgccaagttattgattgtccctgagctggatacgggtgtaataggtaaacggttagcagtttgtgcgactaaattttgcaccattacttataccggctaccaccgtcactgcgcgtacaatcgcctagcggcttgcatgttgtttttgcacttcgacgttggctctaccagtaggctgcgccagttgaacgtaacagtaaatgcaaccacccacacgtgagggtaaaaaaaaaaagcaagaagggtgccatcagcactcggtgttcccaggtggtctccctcccaagtactgaccgagcccaaggctgcttagcttcggggatcggacgagaaccggcgtattcagcatggtatggccgatttttttttctttattgccgtcttggacgtgtaatacaaagtaatatatggtaaaacacttcagccacacttgGGCTGAGGCGAGTGGTGCTAAAAACTTTTCATTTGTGACAAATCATCAAACAGTGATATCCACTCTGGTGGATCAGTCTGAGCCCTGAAACATTCGCGAAGATAAACAACGCTTTCGATGAAGTTTTCATGTGCGGATCTTGTATTTATGTCTGCATGTCGCAcctgcattcgcgttttccacaaactgtggaggccaagaagcataattaaatcgtagggcacttcttcactttcaactgataagtaccggatgccgtaaggacttaaagggagttcctttttaatcgtcctctgaaggacatccgaataaaaaattggatcccaacattctaggaaaacatgttccactgtctcgggcttcctgcatagcaagcagtttgttgtccatggcacgaaaaaacctttatcatgcagccaggttttaacaggcagcgtaccggaatgcagcttaaaaaaaaaaagttttgaccacaggtctaacgggcatgttcttaactctttttaaaatatcttgccctgggcctccaaagtgtggtgtccgataaatgggtaccggcaacatcacgtcaaccaacgctttgtacagcattttcttattgacattacATAGGTATTCAGGGCTGAAACGTACTTCCAACATCTTGCACGAAAGAACAACCTCGCGCAAGTATCCTGTCACAGCACCACACATGTTATCAGAGGAGACTACCCTTCCAAAGAGCAGTCTCTGTAGGCGCACTTGCATAACAGATCTTAGAAAGGGATcactttgatcacgcaaaaacataaatcgcgagaccacttgacgcaaaaaaagatgcgccaggccaAGGCTTCCGCTTTTAACGGTAACAAACAGGttagttcggctggttctttcccaggtggacgcccaaataaaaacagcaaaaacacgatgcattttttgaatagctgttcgggtcgcacacagcacattcatgacataccagagcttcgaaatcaaaaagacattacagatagaggcacgggaaaacattgatagctgttttccttgccacgcgaccgctttctctttcattctcgaagtttcttctttccagtaCGAGCTGGGATCCCGATAACAATCCAGAGGTACTCCTAGATACCGCGTTGGCAAGGTGGACCATCGAAGCCGAGAAAAACAACCCGCTGTTACGTCCCATTCGCCATGCCAAAAACCGGAACTTTTTCCCCAATTGATCTGACTTCCAGTCTGAGCGCATAATTTTTCAATCACAGTTGTCGCTTCACAGATGCTCTGTGTATCAGCGCAAAAAAccgctatatcgtcagcatacgcgagtactttcaggtgtgatgactgcagtctgtaacctgaaattcggtcagagttgataattgccaggcatagtggctctaaatacactgcgaaaagcaagggggaaagcgggcattcctgtcttactgaagaacgtacagcaagtttgtcagtgagatcgccattaactataatgcgggtCGTACAGTTCTTGTAGGCCATTTTTACGCCCTCTACTATAACGTCACCTAGTTTGGAGTGTTCCAGGATGGAAAAAGGGATTTCGTgggagacgcggtcaaaggctttcgccaagtcgagctgcatcattgctatctgaccgccaactgcatcgacacactctaatacgttgcgtgcggcatgtatatttgtagcgatgctacggcctttaattccacacgtctggtgagaccctaccaatttcgtgatcacaggctgcagtctttttgctagaaccttcataaacactttgtagtcgacgttggtgagACTAATCGGTCGATATGACCCCACCAACAGTCGTTCTTCCGGATCATCAGTCTTGGGAATGAGAACGATGTGAGACGTGTTGAAAGACAATGGAACCTGTTTGCGTTCATAAGCCTCAGTTATCACATGGAGCATGCACTGTGCAACAGGAAGcttaaaggttttataaaaggccgcacttagcccatctggtccaggagctttcccagatggtaggtcgtctattgctttttctatctcctgtaaagttataggcagttcaagacgttccttaatttcatcatctagtcttggcaccagcctcaagaagtctacatggaagccttctatggtctcgagcttattgctaagtagttctgtgaaatgttcggttatagcacactgaatgtctctcgcatcttccgaagtcgggccgtcaaatcggatgctcctaatttctttctggccagcgtatcttttctcgtctgatagcgctcgttttgtcggcgtttcgccagcccacaatttttcagaccttgcgcgtatgacggcggccctatacctgtcggcgtcgattctttcgagctggcatttcacttcccgtatttctttcgtgaaagttcccggcgcgctattttccatgctcagcatccattcaagttgcccgttcatttctttttctttttctttctctttatagcgagccacgctgctcttttctattgctttcatttttacccactctttgaacccctcccattcagttgcaaaactagctggctgcgcgtctagcagtttgtctagcttggtctttacttgcataatgaacccttcatcctccaaaagctttgtgttcGATTTCCATAAGTGCCAGTTAAGGCGCAATTTCCTGcccttcattcctaaagtcatgctcacgaggcaatgatcactgaaaggcacaggtttaacgtca
This region includes:
- the LOC126531804 gene encoding uncharacterized protein, with product MPIPLPATTADGHGMLCSVGAVHAAQPGRGIRLTETSSQDYQLVLPHLPSGMTVCNTVFLHGDLKATPYRVEHFRDALDRHKLLPEVVALGAYQMNHVWAITFKDEVGKKKLLSAKAFSVKEHRCVAIDPGNQDIRMKLFWLLHTTPDEDVRAAFAPFGTVTEISRERWRVPGCGDKGSHTRLVSLRLKAGMTMEDIPHQLRVSEDHALVIVPGRAPLCLRCRGTGHIRRECRVPRCGLCRRFGHDETQCVKSYANVTGSGRSDALDEHLMDQADAEETAGAGGDPRGTEEKPGSWQASKNSTVRESEGDAEAAEGVLRQGNSGAAFIEESGEKIDQASAVSKRPREIPDQDVRLEQDDGDSSEGPPTKGSSFRRSTLKPKPNVPLERRPTREHPPEGRQTPTNPPGCRQTPTVPPDGRQTPTVPPDKRTTPTVPPR